From one Nocardioides sp. Kera G14 genomic stretch:
- a CDS encoding flagellar hook protein FlgE — translation MLRSLFAGISGLRVNQTMLDVTGNNIANANTTGFKSSTTVFQDTLSQMLTAGSVPTAQTGGTNPIQIGLGVQLASTSGNFTQGSAQTTGRATDLMISGDGFFILGSGSDNATGEQPNQVYTRAGSFSWDNSGNLVAPDGKFVMGNEADPTGYTYTTDPATGAYTATATYAVSGTPTTNTLTSLHQIQTITVATDADGNPVATGDASATGSYTATLTSYEIGSDGVIRGTYDDGIKRDMGKLELATFTNTQGLNKVGDTEFAQAANSGQAQIGDAGSAGHGNLTAGALEMSNVDLAQEFTNLILAQRGFEASSKVITTSDSILEDLIQMKR, via the coding sequence ATGCTTCGTTCCCTCTTCGCCGGCATCAGCGGCCTGCGCGTCAACCAGACCATGCTCGACGTGACCGGCAACAACATCGCCAACGCCAACACGACCGGCTTCAAGTCCTCGACCACGGTCTTCCAGGACACGCTCTCCCAGATGCTCACCGCGGGCTCGGTCCCGACCGCGCAGACGGGTGGCACGAACCCGATCCAGATCGGGCTCGGCGTCCAGCTGGCCTCGACCTCGGGCAACTTCACCCAGGGCTCGGCCCAGACCACCGGTCGCGCCACCGACCTGATGATCAGCGGTGACGGGTTCTTCATCCTCGGCAGCGGCTCGGACAACGCCACGGGCGAGCAGCCGAACCAGGTCTACACGCGGGCCGGCTCCTTCTCCTGGGACAACTCCGGCAACCTGGTCGCACCGGACGGCAAGTTCGTGATGGGCAACGAGGCCGACCCGACCGGCTACACGTACACCACGGACCCGGCCACCGGCGCCTACACCGCGACGGCGACGTACGCCGTCTCCGGCACTCCCACGACCAACACGCTCACGAGCCTGCACCAGATCCAGACGATCACCGTCGCGACCGACGCCGACGGCAACCCCGTCGCTACCGGGGACGCCAGCGCCACGGGCTCCTACACGGCCACGCTGACCTCGTACGAGATCGGCTCCGACGGCGTCATCCGGGGCACGTACGACGACGGCATCAAGCGCGACATGGGCAAGCTCGAGCTGGCGACCTTCACCAACACCCAAGGCCTCAACAAGGTCGGGGACACCGAGTTCGCGCAGGCCGCCAACTCCGGCCAGGCGCAGATCGGCGACGCCGGCTCGGCAGGACACGGCAACCTCACTGCCGGTGCGCTCGAGATGTCGAACGTCGACCTCGCCCAGGAGTTCACCAACCTGATCCTCGCCCAGCGTGGCTTCGAGGCGTCGTCGAAGGTGATCACGACCTCCGACTCGATCCTCGAGGACCTCATCCAGATGAAGCGCTGA
- a CDS encoding flagellar motor switch protein FliM: MSTTAPSRNRRRGRSGEPVPYDFRRPIQLSREHSRTLQLAFDGFARQASTVFTSSMRTVCTVALLDIEQRTYAEYVDSLDSQTYMTLFSAEPLPGVCMLEMPMHAIFSCIDHMLGGPGSDDQPNRPLTEIESNVARGLIERLLSEMQYYFNSIVPVDPELLRVEYNPQFAQVAATADVMVVFTFELKINEREQKMTICMPFSGLGSHLTHAAQPGPLSDRERAQRAAAAETLQQQFGTVPVQVSIRFRSTNLGPSAISSLRPGDVLRLDHLATAPLDVTVAGNTFAHATPGTRGQKLAALIVDTPRDPRKEQNS; the protein is encoded by the coding sequence GTGAGCACCACAGCGCCCTCCCGGAACCGCCGTCGCGGCCGCTCCGGCGAGCCGGTCCCCTACGACTTCCGGCGACCGATCCAGCTGTCCCGTGAACACTCGCGGACCCTCCAACTGGCGTTCGACGGCTTCGCCCGCCAGGCCTCGACGGTCTTCACGTCCTCGATGCGGACGGTCTGCACGGTGGCGCTGCTCGACATTGAGCAGCGCACCTATGCGGAGTACGTCGACTCGCTGGACAGCCAGACCTACATGACGCTCTTCTCGGCCGAACCGCTCCCGGGCGTCTGCATGCTCGAGATGCCGATGCACGCGATCTTCTCCTGCATCGACCACATGCTCGGCGGGCCCGGCTCCGACGACCAGCCCAACCGTCCCCTGACGGAGATCGAGAGCAACGTTGCGCGCGGCCTCATCGAGCGCCTGCTCAGCGAGATGCAGTACTACTTCAACTCCATCGTCCCGGTCGACCCCGAGCTCCTCCGGGTGGAGTACAACCCGCAGTTCGCCCAGGTCGCCGCCACCGCCGACGTGATGGTCGTCTTCACCTTCGAGCTCAAGATCAACGAGCGCGAGCAGAAGATGACGATCTGCATGCCGTTCAGCGGGCTCGGCTCACACCTGACCCACGCCGCCCAGCCCGGTCCGCTCTCGGACCGCGAGCGCGCCCAGCGTGCTGCCGCCGCCGAGACGCTGCAGCAGCAGTTCGGCACCGTGCCCGTCCAGGTCTCGATCCGTTTCCGATCGACCAACCTCGGCCCTTCCGCGATCAGCTCGCTCCGACCCGGCGACGTACTCCGCCTGGACCACCTGGCCACGGCGCCGCTGGACGTGACCGTCGCCGGCAACACGTTCGCCCACGCCACTCCCGGCACCCGCGGCCAGAAGCTCGCGGCCCTCATCGTCGACACCCCACGCGACCCCCGCAAGGAGCAGAACTCATGA
- a CDS encoding flagellar motor protein MotB: MSRNSRRREVHEEHDEGAERWLVTYADMLTLLMVLFIIMFAMSTVDDKKYQALKSGLAAGFGHTANILDGQTADITEAGQQATDMSGSLENELSLTQKSAVAKEVAKENQAVQERASAAAQAEVDDLTRLWSRIHRALAKQGLADDVQAQIDERGLVISLVSRHIVFQPNLADLTARGQQILNTLAPALKRLTEPIEVDGHTNQVKVKPKYYATDWDLSSARAIAALRWLNEHNGLPAGRLSATGFGHTKPLIDPKAPGSQDINKRVDIIVLSQAPAETREKFNQVQNSLKPVYSDTQGGTS, encoded by the coding sequence ATGTCCCGGAACTCCCGCCGGCGGGAGGTGCACGAGGAGCACGATGAGGGCGCCGAACGCTGGCTCGTGACGTACGCCGACATGCTGACGCTCCTGATGGTGCTCTTCATCATCATGTTCGCGATGTCGACCGTGGACGACAAGAAGTACCAGGCACTCAAGAGCGGTCTCGCGGCCGGTTTCGGCCACACCGCCAACATCCTCGACGGCCAGACCGCCGACATCACGGAGGCGGGGCAACAGGCCACGGACATGAGCGGCTCCCTGGAGAACGAGCTCTCGCTCACCCAGAAGTCCGCCGTGGCCAAGGAGGTCGCGAAGGAGAACCAGGCCGTGCAGGAGCGCGCCTCGGCAGCCGCCCAGGCGGAGGTCGACGACCTGACCCGGCTCTGGTCCCGGATCCACAGGGCGCTGGCGAAGCAGGGACTCGCCGACGACGTGCAGGCACAGATCGACGAGCGCGGTCTGGTGATCTCGCTGGTGTCACGCCACATCGTCTTCCAGCCGAACCTCGCCGACCTGACCGCGCGCGGCCAGCAGATCCTCAACACGCTGGCACCTGCGCTGAAGCGCCTCACCGAGCCGATCGAGGTCGACGGCCACACCAACCAGGTGAAGGTGAAGCCGAAGTACTACGCGACCGACTGGGACCTCTCGTCGGCCCGCGCCATCGCCGCGCTGCGGTGGCTCAACGAGCACAACGGCCTTCCGGCCGGGCGCCTCAGCGCCACCGGATTCGGCCACACCAAGCCGCTGATCGATCCGAAGGCGCCCGGCTCGCAGGACATCAACAAACGGGTCGACATCATCGTGCTCTCACAGGCGCCCGCCGAGACCCGCGAGAAGTTCAACCAGGTCCAGAACTCACTCAAACCCGTGTACAGCGACACCCAGGGAGGGACGTCATGA
- a CDS encoding flagellar hook-length control protein FliK, translating into MTTMSLLPSMPTPSSTPSPRTRGRSDSETHTNAHTRRDTSDATTPRARRKDTSDAAADQPAGEGTSVTSPTDFELALQSAMAGTVTPPPATAAQASTAAGVPADSAAPSLLAAAATLPAAPAHPGSTSNPLSATLPGSTSPALATSPTGAPGTPDVVANPTTAAPVADATPPAASAPAATVRSTNTAQNTSTQHIDTPTPASADATPTGPAAPADATGAPSTNAGGADSGAPREFGNERQRVTLSEVSGAPGSASPAPGAEVAQLLAQAPASPTTAAQSTPAHTEAVARQVFPEIAQFTQTATPGTHRLAITLHPEDLGEVKVTLVMRAGELQVHLDADTPAARAALASGSHDLNRMLELTAPTDTRVVVREAGTGAHTDTRQQNGQQNGQTGLEQGATGQQRQGRHDAQQSQQSEQFAEFASVLSTPARTTAPVTESTTTTTSPAGRLDRLM; encoded by the coding sequence ATGACCACGATGTCCCTGCTCCCATCGATGCCGACCCCGTCGAGCACCCCGAGCCCGCGCACCCGCGGCCGCAGTGACTCCGAGACGCACACCAACGCCCACACCCGTCGCGACACCTCCGACGCGACGACGCCGCGTGCCCGCCGCAAGGACACCTCCGACGCAGCGGCCGACCAGCCCGCCGGGGAGGGAACGTCGGTCACCTCCCCGACGGACTTCGAGCTCGCGCTCCAGTCCGCGATGGCCGGCACGGTGACCCCGCCCCCAGCGACGGCAGCCCAGGCCAGCACGGCCGCGGGGGTGCCCGCAGACTCCGCCGCTCCCTCCCTTCTCGCCGCGGCAGCCACGCTGCCTGCCGCCCCCGCTCACCCGGGCAGCACGAGCAACCCCCTCTCCGCCACGCTGCCCGGGTCCACGTCCCCGGCACTCGCCACCAGCCCGACCGGAGCCCCGGGCACCCCAGACGTCGTGGCCAACCCCACGACGGCCGCGCCGGTCGCCGACGCAACACCGCCTGCAGCGTCGGCGCCGGCAGCGACCGTGCGAAGCACCAACACAGCGCAGAACACCAGTACGCAGCACATCGACACCCCCACCCCGGCGAGCGCCGACGCCACCCCGACCGGGCCGGCAGCGCCGGCAGACGCCACGGGCGCCCCCTCGACGAACGCGGGCGGCGCGGACTCGGGCGCGCCGCGCGAGTTCGGAAACGAGCGCCAGCGAGTGACGCTGTCCGAGGTCAGCGGCGCGCCCGGGTCCGCGTCGCCCGCCCCCGGTGCGGAGGTGGCACAGTTGCTGGCGCAGGCGCCGGCGTCGCCCACCACAGCAGCACAGTCCACCCCGGCGCACACCGAAGCCGTAGCCCGCCAGGTCTTCCCGGAGATCGCCCAGTTCACCCAGACCGCCACGCCCGGCACCCACCGGCTGGCGATCACCCTCCACCCCGAGGACCTCGGCGAGGTCAAGGTGACGCTGGTGATGCGGGCGGGTGAGCTGCAGGTGCACCTCGACGCCGACACTCCGGCCGCACGCGCCGCACTCGCCAGCGGATCCCACGACCTGAACCGCATGCTCGAGCTCACCGCGCCCACGGACACCCGTGTCGTCGTACGCGAGGCCGGGACGGGCGCCCACACCGACACCCGTCAGCAGAACGGCCAGCAGAATGGCCAGACCGGCCTGGAGCAAGGCGCCACCGGGCAGCAGCGCCAGGGCCGCCACGACGCCCAGCAGTCGCAGCAGTCAGAGCAGTTCGCGGAGTTCGCCAGCGTCCTGTCGACGCCCGCGCGCACAACGGCTCCGGTCACGGAGTCGACCACTACCACCACGAGCCCAGCCGGTCGCCTCGACCGGCTGATGTGA
- the fliL gene encoding flagellar basal body-associated protein FliL: MTVTAMPKNDEEAQPKKKPIRLIAFVLVLVIAAGAGWFLVLKPKEATGKPAAPKPGAVLKLDSLQINLTDGHYLRVGIALQFTDKVAAEAVTEIDGSKALDAEIATFSGLSMAQVMAKGARDSFKAQLLAQLKKRYEDEPVMDVYYTEFVTQ, from the coding sequence ATGACCGTCACCGCCATGCCCAAGAACGACGAGGAGGCACAGCCGAAGAAGAAGCCGATACGCCTGATCGCCTTCGTCCTCGTCCTCGTGATCGCCGCCGGTGCCGGCTGGTTCCTCGTGCTCAAGCCCAAGGAGGCGACCGGCAAGCCGGCCGCGCCGAAGCCCGGCGCGGTGCTCAAGCTCGACTCGCTCCAGATCAACCTCACCGACGGCCACTACCTCCGGGTCGGCATCGCGCTGCAGTTCACCGACAAGGTGGCGGCCGAGGCGGTGACCGAGATCGACGGCTCCAAGGCCCTCGACGCCGAGATCGCCACCTTCAGCGGTCTCTCGATGGCCCAGGTGATGGCCAAGGGTGCGCGCGACTCGTTCAAGGCCCAGCTCCTCGCCCAGCTGAAGAAGCGCTACGAGGACGAGCCGGTCATGGACGTCTACTACACGGAGTTCGTCACCCAGTGA
- a CDS encoding motility protein A has product MKKDHAATLGVALGFVVIIGSNIMEGGNPTALLLPAPMVLVFGVTILVSVAGGTMADAKAIFPNLKKAFGGGVAPAGELVPTVVSLAEKARREGLLALEDGLRDVEDPFLVKGVTMAIDGTDPEELRDILEGEVYAKKLADKHASKFFSDAGAYSPTIGIIGTVMGLVHVLENLSTPETLGPLIASAFVATLWGVCAANVLWFPIGKRLQRLSDLEVARMELTIEGVSAIQAGSNPRLVAEKLRSLLPASEQDAPGEKAA; this is encoded by the coding sequence ATGAAGAAGGACCACGCAGCGACACTCGGCGTCGCCCTCGGCTTCGTCGTCATCATCGGGTCCAACATCATGGAGGGCGGCAACCCGACGGCGTTGCTGCTCCCGGCTCCGATGGTGCTCGTCTTCGGCGTCACCATCCTCGTCAGCGTCGCCGGCGGCACCATGGCCGACGCCAAGGCGATCTTCCCCAACCTCAAGAAGGCGTTCGGCGGAGGCGTCGCCCCAGCGGGCGAGCTCGTCCCGACCGTCGTCTCGCTCGCCGAGAAGGCTCGGCGCGAGGGCCTGCTCGCGCTCGAGGACGGCCTCCGCGACGTCGAGGACCCGTTCCTGGTCAAGGGCGTCACGATGGCGATCGACGGCACCGACCCCGAGGAGCTCCGCGACATCCTCGAGGGCGAGGTCTACGCCAAGAAGCTGGCCGACAAGCATGCCTCGAAGTTCTTCTCCGACGCCGGCGCCTACTCCCCCACGATCGGCATCATCGGCACGGTCATGGGGCTGGTGCACGTGCTGGAGAACCTCTCCACGCCCGAGACACTGGGCCCGCTCATCGCCTCCGCCTTCGTCGCCACCCTCTGGGGTGTCTGTGCCGCGAACGTCCTGTGGTTCCCCATCGGCAAGCGCCTGCAGCGGCTCAGCGACCTGGAGGTCGCGCGGATGGAGCTCACCATCGAGGGCGTCTCCGCGATCCAGGCCGGCTCCAACCCCCGCCTCGTCGCCGAGAAGCTCAGGTCCCTGCTGCCCGCCTCGGAGCAGGACGCGCCAGGTGAGAAGGCGGCCTGA
- a CDS encoding flagellar FlbD family protein, whose amino-acid sequence MMITLTRLSGSQFLLNADLIERVDSTPDTVITLVDGKKYVVSESIGDVLDAVVAYRGEIVALGSLLDAAHAHAQSMKHGAPAPRRGEPKLASVASHPSALHVHGVERTGGDA is encoded by the coding sequence ATGATGATCACGCTGACGAGACTCTCCGGTTCGCAGTTCCTGCTGAACGCCGATCTGATCGAGCGCGTCGACAGCACGCCCGACACGGTGATCACCCTCGTCGACGGCAAGAAGTACGTCGTGTCCGAGTCGATCGGCGACGTACTCGATGCTGTGGTGGCCTATCGCGGCGAGATCGTCGCCCTGGGCTCGCTCCTCGACGCCGCCCACGCCCATGCGCAGTCGATGAAGCACGGCGCCCCCGCTCCGCGCCGCGGTGAGCCCAAGCTCGCGTCCGTCGCGTCCCACCCCTCCGCCCTGCACGTGCACGGCGTCGAACGCACCGGAGGAGACGCCTGA
- a CDS encoding flagellar hook assembly protein FlgD, with protein sequence MTVSAVEGTTNGILALANAASGTSSTTASSSEDQDMYLQLMVAQMKYQDPMNPVSTTDMLSQNAQFESLTQLQDINDELSQVLSAQLSFGAMGMLGQTVAYTDANGVSATGTPSAVNFTSTGPVLTIGDASVPVASVTGVSSPSTSTSSTSTSSSSQE encoded by the coding sequence GTGACCGTCTCAGCCGTCGAGGGCACCACCAACGGCATCCTGGCGCTGGCCAACGCCGCGTCGGGCACCAGCTCGACGACCGCGTCGTCGAGCGAGGACCAAGACATGTACCTCCAGCTCATGGTGGCCCAGATGAAGTACCAGGACCCCATGAACCCGGTGAGCACCACCGACATGCTGTCGCAGAACGCACAGTTCGAGTCACTCACGCAACTGCAGGACATCAACGACGAGCTCAGCCAGGTGCTCTCCGCCCAGCTGTCGTTCGGCGCGATGGGGATGCTCGGCCAGACGGTCGCCTACACCGACGCCAACGGCGTCTCCGCCACCGGCACTCCGAGCGCCGTCAACTTCACCTCCACGGGCCCCGTGCTCACCATCGGGGACGCCTCTGTCCCCGTCGCGTCGGTCACCGGCGTGAGCAGCCCCTCCACCAGCACCTCCAGCACTTCAACCAGCTCTAGCAGCCAGGAGTAA